A stretch of DNA from Aliarcobacter thereius LMG 24486:
ATATCAATAATTTCAGCTGTTCCTCTTTTGATCTCTTCTAATGCTTCTTCTAATCTATTTTCCATTTTTTACCTTATTTATTATATGCGTCTTTTTTTGATGTAAATTCTATTACTTTTATATTTTTCTCAACAATTTGTTTTACATCTTCTGTATTTGAAATATTTGTTTCAAATTCAATATCACAATATTGAATATAAGAGTGTTTTTGTCTTCCAAATGCTACACCTAAAATATAAAAATCACTTTTTGATAGGTATGACATAACTTTTGCTAGTTCACCTTTAGTGTTTGGAATACTAATGAGCATTTTATATTTATAAACACTATTTTTTTCCCATTGACAAAATATCATTTGTTCATTTTGTTTAATTTTTAAATAAGCTTTATCACACATTTTATGATGAATAGTAGCTGAGTGATTATTTCTAAAAGCAATGATATCATCACCAAATTTTGGGTGGCAACAGTGATCAAAAGATAAAGAATTTATACTGAAATTTGAATATACCAACATATTGTCAAATTTAAACTCTTTTATTTTACTTGTTAAGATTTTAAATCTTCCCATTATTCCTTTCTCTTTTAATACTTTTTTTTCAACAAGTTCTTTTGCATTTTTCATATAAGAAAGATTAGTTGTTACTTTATATAATGCTCTTACAGGATAATGTTCTAAAATATCATCATAGTATCTTGAGAAAATAGTATTTATAATATTTTTACCACTTAAATTATCAATCTCTCTTTGTTTTTGTGCACATAGAAATTTTAATTGTTTTTTTGCCCTAGATGTTTTTACCATATCTATCCAAGAACATCTAATAATAGGTTCATCACTTAGTTCAATTTGTATAATATCAGTACTTTTTAAAACAGTAAGAAGAGGTTTTTTAACCTTATTAATATGACAAGAAACAGCTCTTTTACCTATATTTGTATGAACAGCAAAAGCATAATCATAAGCAGTTGAACCAATAGGAAGAATGAAAACTTCTCCTTTTGGAGAGTAAACAATTATTTCATCACTAAATAGATTTTCTTTTGTCTCTTTATAAAATTCTTCTATATTATCATTTGAAAACTCTAATGATTTAAGCCAGTTCAAGTTTGTATTTGAACTTGATGAAGTGTTTTTTTCTCCATTCTTATATGCCCAGTGAGCTGCTATACCATATTCAGCAATGCTATGCATATCAAAAGTACGAATTTGAATCTCATAAATTTTTGAATTATAAAACACTGTTGTATGAATTGTTTTATAACCATTCTCTTTTGGAGTTGCTACATAATCTTTGAATCTTGAAACCAAAGGTTTAAATTCTAAGTGAATATGTCCTAAGGCTTTATAGCAGTCAATATCTTCTTTAACTAAAATTCTAATAGCAAAAAGATCTAAAACTTCTTCAATAGTTATACCTTTTCTTTGCATTTTTAAATATATTGAATAATGATGTTTTATTCTTGAGTAAATTTTTATATTTTCACTTTCAAAACCATTTTTTTCTAGAAGCTCTTTTGTAATAGTTATGAAGTTATTAAACCCAAGTTGCATTGCTTGTTCATTCTCTTTTAAAAAGTCATCAATTTTTTTGTATTCATCAGGATATATATAGAAAAATGCTAAATCTTCTAACTCATTTTTAAGTGTTGAAATACCTAATCTATTTGCTATTGGAACATAAACAACTAAAGTTTCTTCAGCTATTCTTTTTTGTTTATGAGGAGGTAAAACTGCAAGAGTTAGCATATTGTGAAGCCTGTCACAAAGTTTAACTATTAAAACTCTTGGATCATCAACAGATGCAATTAGCATTTTTCTAAATGTAAGAGCTGCTTGTACAATTTTTGAATCACTTGAATCTTTTGAAGTTACAAAGTTTTCTTCTCTAATATCAGAAACTTTAGTAAGTCCTTTTACCATATTAGAAACATTTTTTCCCCAGTTTTCTTCAACAAATTCTAAAGTATATGGAGTGTCTTCTACAACATCGTGTAGAAGAGCAGTTGCTATAACATCTTCATCTTTTGAAAAACTAGCAGTAATTGTTGCAACCAAAATAGGATGAACACAATAAGGCTCACCACTTTTTCTAAATTGGTCTTCATGAGCTTTTATTACAAATTGAATAATATCTTCTAGTTTTTTAGATATTGGTATTTGTTTTTCAAGCTCTTTTATAGCTTCTTCAATAGAGTTTATTTTTTGAATGTTACTAAAAAACTGATTCATATGGATTTATAGATTCCTATTTTTTATCTACAAGACCATCGATTTTTAAAAGACCACTTGCAATTTCGTCAATCGCTATGTCTGTATATTTCATTTTTTGAGTATTTTGTGTTAAAAGTGGTTTTGCACCTTTACTTAATTCATCTGCTCTTTGACCAACAGCAATTGCTAAAATATATCTATCATTATCAACTTTTTTTAAAGCTTTTGAAATTCTCTCTTCTAATCTTTCCATTCTTTTTCCTTTAAATTAAAATCTAATCTATTTTACTATTGAACATTTACTATAGTCACCTTGAACTATTCGTAAAAGATTTCCTTTTTCATTCATATTTGTAACAGCAATTGGAAGTTTATTGTCTTTTGCTAAAGCAATAGCAGTATCATCCATTACTTTAATTTGATCTTCTAAAGCTCTATCATAGCTTAAAATATCTAGTTTTTTTGCATCTGAGTATTTCATTGGATCTTTATCATAAACACCATTTACTTTTGTTGCTTTAATTAGCATACAAGCACCAATTTCAGTCGCTCTTAATGTTGCTCCTGTATCTGTTGTAAAATATGGATTACCTGTTCCAGCACCAAAAATCACAACTCTTCCTTTTTCAAAATGTCTTAAAGCTTTTCTTACAATAAAAGGTTCAGCTATCTCTTCCATCTTAATAGCAGTTTGAAGTCTTGCATTTAAACCTTTGTATTCTAAAGCTTCTTGCATGGCAACACCATTTATAACAGTTCCTAACATTCCCATATAATCAGCACTTGTTCTTTTTATAACACCATCAGCAGCAGCAGTAACACCTCTTATTATATTTCCACCACCAATTACGATTGCAACTTCAATACTATTTTCTACAAGAGATTTAATCTCTTCAGCTATATAATCTAAAATTTTAGTATCTATTCCATAACCTTCAGCTCCAGCTAGTGCTTCACCTGAAAACTTTACAAGAACTCTTTTATTCATCTATTCTATCCTTAAATAATTTTTGGATTCTAACTAAAAAATGATTAACAATATCTTAGCTAAAGAGTAAGCTTATTTTGAAACTAATTTATCTGTTTTTTTATTGTTTTTTGTTTGATAAAGCATATGGTGCCAAAGAGCAAAGCCACAAAAAGCGACACCAGCAATTACGTGAGTATTTTTAGCAAGTTTATTTTTCATAAACATTGAAGTAACAACAGTAGCACCTAGAGTTGCAGTCATTCCAATTTTTGCAACTTCTCTTTGAATTTCTAAATCAAATGTTTTGTTTTCTTTCATCTCTTTTTTTTCTTCTTTCATAAGTTTTTAAACTTTTATTTACTGTTTTAACTGTTAAAACACCTGTAATTAGTGTTGCAAGAGGTAATAAAAATGGCATATGAAATCCTTTTGATAATAGTTATTGAATTTTAATATTTAATTGCTTAAATAAAACTGATAACTATTATTAAAATCTATTTTCTTGCTAAATTCACACCCTTGATTGAATTAAAAAGTAAAGCAATAGTTGTTCCATTGTGTAAAATTGCTGTTGTAATTGGTGAAAATAGTCCAAATGTTGCACCTGCAAGTATTCCACTATTTATTCCAACTGTTGCATTGAAATTAGTATTTATTAAACTCATAGTTTTGTTTGCATACTCTTTTGCTTCAACTACAGCCATGATATCATCTTTTAATAAACTAATATCAGCAGTTGCTTTTGCTATATCAGCACCTTTACTCATTGATATTCCAACATGAGAAGATATTAAAGCTGGAGCATCATTTATTCCATCTCCAATAAAAGCAACTTTTCTACCTTCATTCATAAGCTCTTTTACAATATCAGCTTTTTCTTGAGGAAGTAATTCTGCTCTTACTTCATCTATTCCTAGCTCTTCTGCTACTTTTAAAGCTTTCTCTTTAATATCTCCTGTGAGCATTACAATATTTTTTACTCCAAGAGATTTTAATTTTTTAATAGCATCTTTTGTATTTAATCTTAATTCATCACTTAAACCAATTGTTCCAAGAAGTTTTCCATCATAAGCTACATAAAGTAGAGTATCACATTTTTTTAAAGACTCTTCAATCTCTTTTTTATAAGGCTTAAAATCTATTTTTTCATCATCTTCTAAGAAGTGTCTACTACCAATAATAACAGCTTTCCCTTTTATTTCTGTTTTTACTCCATGTGCTACAATAAATTCTACTTCTTCATGGTGCATATGCACAAAACCACGCTCTTTTGCAGCTTTTACAACAGCTTCTGCAACAGGATGGAAATAGTGTTCTTCAGTTGAAGCAGTTAGATTTAATAGTTTCTCTTCAGTCCAGTTTTTATCATATGAATCAACACTTATAACTTCTAGTTCTCCACTTGTTAATGTACCTGTTTTATCAAAAACAAAAGTATCTGCACTTGCCAATGATTCAATAGATTTTGCACCTTTTATCATAATTCCACTATGACCAGCTTTTGAAATAGTTGATTTAAAAGCAACAGGAGTTGCAAGTTTTAATGCACAAGAATAATCAGCTTGTAAAACTGAAGCAACTCTTTCAAAATCTTTTGTAAAGATATAAGCTGCACTTGCTAAACCTAGAGTTACAGGAACTAGTTTATCAGCTAGTTTATTTGCTTTTAATTGAGCAGATGATTTTTCATTTAAAGAGTTTTCTATATAGTGTTTTATTCTTTGTGTTGCTGTGTTTGCACCAACATGTTCAGCCCAAATTCTAAATCTTCCTTCTTCAACTATTGTTCCAGAAAGAACTTTATCTCCTCTATATTTTGCAATTGGTGTTGCTTCTCCCGTCATTGAAACTTGATTTATAGTTCCAGCTCCA
This window harbors:
- a CDS encoding RelA/SpoT family protein, whose product is MNQFFSNIQKINSIEEAIKELEKQIPISKKLEDIIQFVIKAHEDQFRKSGEPYCVHPILVATITASFSKDEDVIATALLHDVVEDTPYTLEFVEENWGKNVSNMVKGLTKVSDIREENFVTSKDSSDSKIVQAALTFRKMLIASVDDPRVLIVKLCDRLHNMLTLAVLPPHKQKRIAEETLVVYVPIANRLGISTLKNELEDLAFFYIYPDEYKKIDDFLKENEQAMQLGFNNFITITKELLEKNGFESENIKIYSRIKHHYSIYLKMQRKGITIEEVLDLFAIRILVKEDIDCYKALGHIHLEFKPLVSRFKDYVATPKENGYKTIHTTVFYNSKIYEIQIRTFDMHSIAEYGIAAHWAYKNGEKNTSSSSNTNLNWLKSLEFSNDNIEEFYKETKENLFSDEIIVYSPKGEVFILPIGSTAYDYAFAVHTNIGKRAVSCHINKVKKPLLTVLKSTDIIQIELSDEPIIRCSWIDMVKTSRAKKQLKFLCAQKQREIDNLSGKNIINTIFSRYYDDILEHYPVRALYKVTTNLSYMKNAKELVEKKVLKEKGIMGRFKILTSKIKEFKFDNMLVYSNFSINSLSFDHCCHPKFGDDIIAFRNNHSATIHHKMCDKAYLKIKQNEQMIFCQWEKNSVYKYKMLISIPNTKGELAKVMSYLSKSDFYILGVAFGRQKHSYIQYCDIEFETNISNTEDVKQIVEKNIKVIEFTSKKDAYNK
- a CDS encoding DNA-directed RNA polymerase subunit omega produces the protein MERLEERISKALKKVDNDRYILAIAVGQRADELSKGAKPLLTQNTQKMKYTDIAIDEIASGLLKIDGLVDKK
- the pyrH gene encoding UMP kinase, giving the protein MNKRVLVKFSGEALAGAEGYGIDTKILDYIAEEIKSLVENSIEVAIVIGGGNIIRGVTAAADGVIKRTSADYMGMLGTVINGVAMQEALEYKGLNARLQTAIKMEEIAEPFIVRKALRHFEKGRVVIFGAGTGNPYFTTDTGATLRATEIGACMLIKATKVNGVYDKDPMKYSDAKKLDILSYDRALEDQIKVMDDTAIALAKDNKLPIAVTNMNEKGNLLRIVQGDYSKCSIVK
- a CDS encoding heavy metal translocating P-type ATPase; the encoded protein is MNSKFIKVHQIKNRARYKLQILKEKFIDEDILKSYFKDIKEINDIRINKKAYSIIFDVSNDIFNKIEEKLENISLDNLLKSVTSNSNSVCVSCIGEEKPSIKGTLIASSALALERVTTNNTLKAGLTTLACTPLLIDGTKELFKEGLTSHVLEAGAVAISIFRKDYLAANSTNAMLELGEYIEETTVHKSDDLLKELAKPNIEEAWIEKRVDGKVSEVLVKTEDIKIGDIVIVGAGNTVAIDGHIIDGAGTINQVSMTGEATPIAKYRGDKVLSGTIVEEGRFRIWAEHVGANTATQRIKHYIENSLNEKSSAQLKANKLADKLVPVTLGLASAAYIFTKDFERVASVLQADYSCALKLATPVAFKSTISKAGHSGIMIKGAKSIESLASADTFVFDKTGTLTSGELEVISVDSYDKNWTEEKLLNLTASTEEHYFHPVAEAVVKAAKERGFVHMHHEEVEFIVAHGVKTEIKGKAVIIGSRHFLEDDEKIDFKPYKKEIEESLKKCDTLLYVAYDGKLLGTIGLSDELRLNTKDAIKKLKSLGVKNIVMLTGDIKEKALKVAEELGIDEVRAELLPQEKADIVKELMNEGRKVAFIGDGINDAPALISSHVGISMSKGADIAKATADISLLKDDIMAVVEAKEYANKTMSLINTNFNATVGINSGILAGATFGLFSPITTAILHNGTTIALLFNSIKGVNLARK